One window of the Nicotiana tabacum cultivar K326 chromosome 4, ASM71507v2, whole genome shotgun sequence genome contains the following:
- the LOC107826003 gene encoding uncharacterized protein At5g08430 has product MTKRKKNKSLRKEEIAEDWCFVCKDGGQLLICDYGRCLKAYHPLCVGKDDSFLTSDGRWTCGWHSCLFCHRSSSYHCYCCVNALCNRCILYTEFAHIKGKYGFCNDCLKLALLVEENMDVDSEGESVNLRDRETYEGLFREYYETVKEKERFDKSSLFAAKDRLNRDNEYQPTSNSDEGSEEVDEQLVSDYEGSNDGKPHKRGCKKKRYKLQQQKLQRKVKSKKKEFVGWGSKALVDFLQFIGQDTSETLSQHDVSLLINNYVKKHDLCDPVKKRRIICDARLQTVLGKKKVNIGRIYKLLEVHFAENEENSEEEELDDVLEENDREILVASEMGKKSDPNKKLTKKYLTPAPSQFAALVPENIKLVYLKKSLVLEMIKLLQSNENKIIGSFVRVKSDPCDYSQRNSHQLVQITGIKQGSIGKGKNETFLQVSNTFRDTCLSMLSDDDFTLEECEDLREKVKAGLLKKLTVVELEQRARVLHEDITKHWIARKLSLLEKLIDQANEKGWRYQFCEYMEQKKRLENPSEQSLLLHNFPRVTPDVAELEPLAEHKIHDEQEHQCLRETTPSKVVNGKQEDRETYSERNAQQYHAYSPEEKAEINVLEEPHQFTATDPNRSKTSLLQEISELKAASQIEVDASLSNNDQKVNQQLYGNMAPTTVESQELERIEVVDLSSDDEAKLGVVADDPDMRVWHISGQNEKYSLSLLQRWVEKTPSACKFKVWKEGQSEEKAILLSKAINLVLPRK; this is encoded by the exons GATGGCACAGTTGCTTATTTTGCCACAGAAGTTCAAGTTATCATTGTTATTGCTGTGTAAATGCTCTATGCAATCGCTGCATCCTTTATACAGAATTTGCCCATATTAAAGGGAAGTATGGATTCTGCAATGACTGTTTAAAGCTTGCTTTACTTGTGGAAGAAAACATGGATGTTGATTCTGAAGGG GAAAGTGTCAACCTTAGAGACCGGGAGACATATGAAGGCCTGTTTAGAGAGTATTATGAAACAGTCAAGGAAAAAGAAAGATTTGACAAAAGCAGTCTTTTTGCTGCTAAAGATCGACTGAACAGGGACAATGAGTACCAACCAACCTCTAATTCAGATGAAGGTAGTGAAGAAGTGGATGAGCAGCTGGTTTCTGACTATGAAGGTTCGAATGATGGGAAACCTCACAAGCGAGGATGTAAAAAGAAGAGATATAAACTTCAGCAACAAAAATTGCAACGAAAAGTCAAATCGAAGAAAAAGGAATTTGTTGGATGGGGGTCAAAAGCTCTAGTTGACTTTCTTCAGTTTATTGGTCAAGATACTAGTGAAACATTATCCCAACATGATGTGTCCTTACTAATAAATAACTATGTAAAAAAACATGATCTTTGTGATCCAGTAAAAAAGAGGAGGATAATTTGTGATGCTAGATTACAAACAGTCTTAGGTAAGAAAAAGGTTAACATAGGCAGAATATATAAGCTCCTTGAAGTACACTTTGCCGAAAATGAGGAGAATTCGGAAGAAGAGGAGCTTGATGATGTTCTTGAAGAAAATGACAGGGAAATATTGGTGGCTTCTGAAATGGGCAAAAAGTCAGATCCAAACAAGAAACTGACAAAGAAGTATCTTACTCCAGCTCCGAGTCAATTTGCAGCCTTGGTCCCTGAAAATATCAAACTTGTCTATTTGAAGAAGAGCCTGGTGCTGGAGATGATCAAGCTGCTGCAATCAAATGAAAAcaagattataggaagttttgttcgGGTGAAGTCAGATCCATGCGATTACAGCCAGAGAAACTCTCATCAGCTTGTGCAAATCACAG GCATCAAGCAAGGCTCAATTGGTAAGGGCAAAAATGAGacttttcttcaagtttcaaaTACGTTCAGAGATACTTGCTTGAGCATGCTTTCAGATGATGATTTTACATTG GAAGAATGTGAAGATTTAAGAGAGAAGGTGAAAGCTGGATTACTTAAAAAGCTTACTGTG GTGGAGCTCGAACAAAGGGCTAGAGTTCTCCATGAGGATATCACAAAGCAT TGGATTGCTCGAAAGCTATCTTTGTTGGAGAAACTCATTGATCAAGCAAATGAGAAAGGATGGAGATACCA ATTTTGTGAGTATATGGAACAAAAAAAGCGTCTAGAGAATCCATCAGAACAGTCGCTATTGCTACATAATTTTCCCAGAGTGACTCCTGATGTAGCAGAGCTTGAACCTTTGGCTGAGCACAAGATCCATGACGAGCAGGAGCATCAATGCTTACGTGAGACAACCCCTTCCAAGGTTGTCAATGGTAAACAGGAAGATAGAGAAACTTACTCAG AAAGGAACGCACAGCAGTATCATGCATACTCTCCAGAAGAAAAGGCTGAAATTAATGTTTTAGAAGAGCCTCATCAGTTCACAGCAACTGATCCAAACAGATCAAAAACATCCTTACTGCAAGAAATCTCAGAGCTTAAAGCAGCTTCTCAAATTGAAGTAGACGCTTCGCTTAGCAATAATGATCAAAAGGTAAATCAGCAACTGTATGGTAATATGGCACCAACAACAGTAGAAAGTCAGGAGCTGGAAAGGATTGAAGTTGTTGATTTGAGTAGTGATGATGAGGCCAAATTGGGTGTTGTAGCTGATGATCCAGACATGCGTGTATGGCATATTTCTGGCCAAAATGAAAAGTATTCACTGTCATTGCTTCAACGTTGGGTCGAGAAGACTCCTTCTGCCTGTAAGTTCAAAGTCTGGAAAGAAGGTCAAAGTGAAGAAAAGGCTATCTTGTTGAGCAAAGCTATAAACCTGGTTTTACCACGGAAATAG